GCGAAACCAACTACGTTCAGCGTTACATTGATGTCCTTGTCCTGCAACGCTTGCACAACGGCCGCCGGATCGCCTTCGCAGGTTTCTTCGCCATCCGTCAGCAGGACAACGATCTTGCGGCCGCTCGCCGCTTTGAGGTCGGACTCGACAGCCGCGAGGGAATCGGCAATCGGTGTCTTCGCCAGATTCATCGCGTTGATGGCCTCGATCTGCTTGAGAACCGCGGCAGGCTCAAGCGGGGCCAACGGCACTTCCAGATCGCTGCGACACGCATTCGGTTCCTTGTGACCGAACACCCGCAGTGCGACCGGCGTTCCGGATGGGATGTGCTCGGTCACCGCTTCGGCCAGCACCTCCTTGGCGATCGCAATGCGGCGTTTGCCGTCGAGCCGCTTCAGCATGGAGCCCGATGCATCCAGTATCAGTTCGATGGCGGCACCGCCACTTGCACCACTGTCAGCAGCACCGCCACCATCGCGCACAGTCAGGCTGCCCGGACCGGGTGCCTCAATGAATGACAAGCTCGCGTCCAGCGTATAACCAGCCGGACGGCGCAGCATCGTGATGGCACGATCGAAGGCCACCTCCATTTCGCCTTCGCTTTGCATGAGGCTGTAATGGCCGCCATTCACCCGCGACCAGTCCTGCATCAGGTCCTGCTCGCGCACCGGGTTGCGGCCAAATGCGCCTTCCGAACCGACACCGAGTGCGAATATTCGTGGCCGCACCTCGCGAAATGCATCCCACACCGGCGAATGAAGACCGGTCGCTGCGTCTGTCACCATGACGATGGCCTTGGTACCCGCACGGTTCGCCAGTGCCTTCGCGGCCGTGTTTAGAGTTGCCTCAGCCTCGCTGGAACTCTCCTTGCGCGGATAGTCGTTGAGTATCGTCTGTAAAATATAAGGTTCGCTGTACCAGTCGCGGGTCAGCAACTTTCCGCCAAATGGGAGAAGGTTGGCGGCATCCCGGCCCGGTACCACGTCTTTCGCATACTCAAGCATCGCGTTGTAGATCACTGGCAGGTAAGCACCAACACTCGCGCTGGTATCCCACAGGAACAGTACGTTGCGCGGCGGTTCTTCGACCTGCAGGAACACGGTTGTACCGGGCTCAACGACGGCTTCCCACGCATGCAACTGTGGTGTGGTTCTCGAAGAATCCTGAGTCAACGGGATCTCTGCGCCAGCATTGGTTTCGAGACGCAAGCGGGTACGCACGGTCGGATCGCCCGCGAGTTTCAAACTGAGGAAGTTTTGCCCGGCGGGTACCTCCAGCCGGTACCAGTGCGTGTGCTTGCCAAGTAAGACCTGCCCACCTGTCTGCTGTCCCGGCACGAGCGGTGCTGCTTTGGCTTTGGAGTCGTTGCTCGCCGTGACGAAGGCCTTGTCGAGTTGCAGCGGTTGCAGCTCTTCGAAAATGGCGGACTGACTGGCGAAGCCCCACTCGGTCATAATCGAGCGGTAGGTATCGTCAGTTGGCCGTTCCTGGATACGGATCACATCGGGCAAAACGAAAGTGGTCAACGTGGCAACGGGCGCGACCGTGAACTTGACGAACCGTGCCCAGGTTGCTTCATCCAGCTGGAATACTGACGATGCGGCGCCGCTATTGTGCTGCCACTCACCGAGCGAACGCCACGGCCCAACCGGCGAATCTGTACTGACGGAAACAGTGACGCCCGGAATTCTGTCATCGATGGCCGATTGCGCTGCATCCCGCCACTCCAGCTGGGTGATCTGCGCCGCCCGGTTGTGGTTGAAACCGATCACCCACTCATAGGACTCACCGGTTCGTACCCGCCGTTGCTCGAGCGCATCGTCCTGCACCAGCAGTTTTTGATCCGTGGTTGAAGGCGGTACCGGCCTTGACCACACGGCATGGCCGCCAAGCTCGGGGTCGGCCAGGTTGTAGCCTTCGCCATTCGAACTGTCCTGCCCCGGTACGGCGATGACTTTGAACTCGCCGAGACTTAACGCCGGGCCCGGCGTCCCTTGAAATGAATGCTTCAACACCAGTCGCGCGTAACGCGCCGCCACCGGCTCGTCCAGAACGAAAAACTGCTCGGCTTTGATCGGCAACAAATCGTCGCTCAATACCTGCGTGAAGTTGGTCCCGTCCAGCGACAGAAACACGTCAAGGTTTTTGAGGACGCCGTCAGCCGACGCCATAGCCAGGGCGTTCAGTGACACACCGGCAACCTCAACCGCTTCGTCGCCGGCGAGGTCTATATCAACATTGATCGAGTGCAAAGCGGTCTGGCCGCGGAGTTGCATCCCCTCATTTTTGACCGCCATGCCATCAAACAACTCGGCGAAACCCCGGCCGACGGCCGTGTCATGATCATTCAGCCATTTGCCGCCCAGTGCAGCCCGTGCCACGTTTAGCCCGCCGCGTAGCTCGGTCGGAATTTCAAAGGCGCGATGCGCCTGCACCGGTGGCGCGACTCGGCTAACCTCGATGTCGATCGAGGTACTGTCGCGCGAACCGTCATCCGCTATTGCCTGTACGGCAAGGTTCACCGGCCTGTCGGCCCACACATCGGGAGGCACATTGACCGTGACCTCCACCGCCGCTGTCCCACCTGCCGGCACGCTTGCCTGGCTGGTCGCCAACTCGACGTTCCAGCGCCAATCACTGGTGACCGCATTGAGTGTTACCTCGCGCGGCGTGGCACCGCGGTTGGTCAATTGCAGTTCACCCGTCAGTCGCTGGCCAAACTGTCGGTAAGCGCTGACCTCACGAGTCGCTAACGTCAGGCCCAGGTCGATCTCGGATACCGCAATCGTTCGGGCCGCCGGCCCGGATGGAAACGCGACTTCCACGCGGTAGGGACCAGCGTGGTCTATCCGCACGTAGGTCTGCTCACCAGCCGGAATCATTCCTCGCAGCACGCCTGCTTCATTGTCCCATTCAGTGGGTAAACGGGATGCGTATTCGCGGCTTGCGAAATGCAGCCTCGGCCGTTGCTCGCCACCGAAGGTCACGGCCGTCGGCGCATCGAATACCGGCAGGCGATACCAGTCGTAATCACGCCAGTCCATGGCCACACCTTCCATGACGTGATCCGCGGGCAACGGGTTTGCAAAATCAATATTGTCGTTGGGCTCGCAATCACTCGGGCATTCGAAGCGCGGTAAACGCTCAAGTCCAAGCGTGTATTCAGCATCGCTCGCCTGCTTCGCTTGCAGGCGGACACGATAGTCACCGGGCGGGAACACACCTTCCAGCACAACCTCTTCGCCAACCTCCGGCTTATTGAACAATTTGAAGTTGCTGTGATCCCAATAGAGCTGGGCGACGACCGCACCGTCGACAGGCGGCTTCAGCGTCACACGGATACGGTCCCAGTTCGCGAGGTGAAAGCGGTAGTTGTCCTCATCCTGATCGTCATGCAGAAGCCCCGTGCGGGTTTGACCAAAACTGAGCTCGTGCATCCGGCTGGTGTCGTCATTCGACTCCATTTCGCCGTTGGGATTGGGCGGGCCGATGGGCCGGGCCAGCAGTGTGTAGTCCCCGCCATCGCGTCCCGTCACCCGGAAATGGTGTATACCCGGTAGCAGAAACAGGCTTTCAAGCCGAACCCGTCGCTGGCCCTTGGGTATCCGGTAGCGTTGGCTCTGGATACCCGCTCCATCGTAGTAAGCCAGCTCAAAGATCTCGTCGCCAATAACCTGGACACGCCAGAGTTGCGGTTCGTCAGTGACCAGCAGCTTGTAGAAGTCCGTATCATCACCGGTGAAACGACCCTTGATTCGATTGTTACCGGGGATAGCAACGGCGTTTTCAATCTTGTCGTTCGGCTCGAACTCGGCGCCATCGACAATGGCACCCTGCTCCACCATCTGCACCGTGTACTCGGAGCCTGCCTTGCCACGTTCAACGACGAACCCCCAATCACCCGCGTTGAACACCAGGTCCGGCAGCACGACACCGCCCTCCTTTTCCCGACACTGCAGCCGCGTGCCTTTTTCGCTGGTTATGCAGAGAGTGAAACTGTTGCCGGGCGCAGCATCGAGCTGCAACGCGTACATCGTGTCGGCGGCAGACTCGTCCAGAGTGAAAGTAAAAAAGTCAGACTCGTTGACCTTCGCCATTTTTCCGTTAAGGGGCTGCAGCGGATCAACCCGGTTGGCGAGCCCGCGGTGGTCGTTGGGCTCCGCTTCGGCACCTGCAACGCGCACGCCGGCTGGCCGGGCTTCGATGCGGCGCAAGTAGGCACCCGGGCTCGCATTGAGTTCGACGAAATACTTGCCCTGTTCAAGGGTCAGATCCGGGAACGACAGCTTGCCTTTGTCGTCAGTGTTCGCCGTTGCCAATTTGGTGTCATCGGCGGCATAAAGACTGCCACTGGCAGATCGCCCAACAGGTACCTGAACCAGCAAGTCCCACTTGGAGAGACTGTTTTTTTCGGTCACGTCGAACTGGTACCAGGAAACCGCGTCGGCCGTTAACAGTGCCAACTGGGTGTCCATTCGCACATCAAAGGCCTCGTCGCGAGAAGTCAGTGAGTAGACGCCATTCCTGACGTGGGTGGAGCCACCCTCACGTATCGTTAAGCGATAGCCACCGGGTTGCTCGGCAACCGCGCCCTGATTGTCGCTGCCAAGCTCATCAAACTTAATGCTGTCCACCGGTGGCCGGTACGCCCCGCCCTGAGACTGCCCGGCGAAGGCAACGCCGAGCAGGTACTCGCCGGCTTCGAACAATAGGTCTTCGTGAATCGACGGCTGCGAACCATCGCGTGTGCCTATCGTGAACAGTCGTTCACGTGCAGCGACGTCAACGCCGTTTTCGGCGTACTCAACGCGCATGACCTCAACAATCGTGAGCGCGCCCGGTATGCCTTGCAGCTCGAAGTTCCAGCGCTTGCTGGAGTCGGTATCGGAAACACTCCACTCGTAGGCATCCTGATCTTCGCCGACCATCGAGCCGATAAGCACGACCTCCCCTGCTACCTTCGAGGCATTGGCTGGTTCGTTGTTCGGCTCCGACTCATAGACAGAGGTCTGTGCCGTGACAGCAAATGGCAAAAAGGAAACAAACAGGATGAGTGACGCGGAAAGCAGGAGTCGGAACTTGAGCATGAATAAGACTCTCATTCGGCGGTGCGTGTTATGAATGCACGTGAGTACACAGAAACAGGATCGTCTAGAATACCAAGACTGCCGCTACGATGCAGGGCAACCGGCATTCATACACACACCTCTAAGAAAGACTAAACCCTGGCTTGAATTTGCGGGGGTCGGGTTCTCCCGATTGGGCCAGCGACTAACGGCAACGCTCTTGATCTCGGCGTTCTGTTAAACCGGAAGGCACCCGAAGCGCAGACTGTCCTCAGTGGTTGGCGAAGAATGTGGCCGTGCCGTCAAGCGGCCTCATGGTAAAGATGTGCACATTAATCTCCTGAGAGTTGACATGAGCGGCTGCGCATCTCGGCTGCAGAGCGCCAGGCGCTCCTTGTCAGGCCATGCGGTGGTCTGAAAGACGGGCAAACCGACCTTATAGCTGTTGCCCTTTCACGAGCGCCGCATTCCGGAAAAATGGAACCGGACACTACCGGGCATCCGGCAACGCACCTTTTGTTCGTCGATTACCGGGTTCGATCAGTATAGGGATCCGGATTCTTTTTCGCTCCCGCTGGCGGGCGGTTCGTTGAACGAATGCTGGTATATTATCTGTTCAGCTATCAACACGCGCACTTGGGGAATACGAAAATGCTTAAGAACAGAAAGGTCGCCATGAAAGGCGTAGCACTTTGCGGATTGATCGTCGCGGGCATAGCTCTGGCCCAACAGCCTACAGGTCCGATGTCCTTTTTCTTGACCAGTGCCGGCTCCGGTAAGGGCGGCGATCTGGGCGGACTCAAGGGCGCTGATGCAATCTGCCAGAATCTGGCAGAGAGTGCGGGTAGCGAAGGACTTACCTGGCGCGCTTATCTCAGCACTCAGGGTGAGAATGCTGTTAATGCACGCGACAGAATTGGCAAAGGCCCGTGGTTCAACGCCAACGGCAACCGTATTGCGGCCGACGTGGACGAACTGCACAGCGTGATGAACCGGATAAGTGCGTATACCGCCGTCGATGAACGCGGCCGTGCAATACCGGGCAGCGGCATGGCGCCCAACCGGCACGACATTCTTACCGGCTCAAAAATCGATGGTACAGCTTATGCCGAAAGCGAAGACATGACCTGCGGAAACTGGACAGACAGCAGCGACAACGGCAAAGCCCGCCTCGGCCATCACGACTACGCCGCATGGAATTCCGCGCACAATTCCCGTGGTTGTAGCCAGTCTGCGTTGATCAGCACGGGTGGTGATGGCTTGTTCTACTGTTTTGCTGTGCAGAACTAAGCTTGCCAATACACGCCCTATTGTCCGCTGATTAAGTTTTAGTTGGTGGACAATGCGCCGGGTGCAGGCTTGTCGTAATTGCTAAGCCAGCGGTTGTTGAGAACGGCCGCTGGCTTTTGCATAGCGAGTGCTGAAGAGCCGATTGCTGTGCGCTTCGCTGAGCGTCAGGGCTCGGCCACATCCGGCGCACTCAAGGCTTTGCTGTAAAAACCCGACGGATCAAAACAGCACACCCGTTTCTTGCCATCTGCCAGCATCTCGCAGGCATCAGCGATTCGCTTGGCCCGGGTCTTGGCCTGCTTGGCTGAAACAATCCAGTGTATCCAGTCCACACGCGCGATGGTCGTGGTTGCTTTCCAGACCTTCAACGCCTCGGGTGTCGCCGCCAGTGCCTGCTTGAGGTCTGCCGGAACCTCGGGCTCTGGTTCCTTCTTCGCAGGCGCAATCTCCAGCGTGACGGTATCGCCCACCTCCGCGCCAGCCGCCTTACGTAACGTCGTACTCACTTTGAGCCAGTGGCTTCGTTGGCCATCAGGCTCGAGTGTTTCCTGAAACAGGTAGCCGTTAATCGTGCCGTCTACTGTTGTCCTGCCCCGTCTCGGGAGCTTGGCGCTCGCGTCCTTTGGCAGCAAGACGAAAGACCATTGGTCGTCGCAACCGGGTTTGGCAGGACGGAGCAGTTTGGCTTTGAATTGGGATTTCAATTTACCTTCGTACACCGTGATTCCTGCAGCCATTGCCTTGGTCAGATGGCGGTATCCTGACTTTCAGCGTAGAAGTTCGCCTGGAAGCAGCTTCCGTTACGGGAAGCCCCCCGCCTGGCGGCCGGTATTCGAACGACCTTGCCGTACGAAGGCAACTACTCCCGATGCAGCTGTGTCTTTGAGAGTAGTTGCCCCTGAGCGGCTCGAACAGCGACATTTGCGCTGCTTCATTTCCGTCAATCTTGATGCATTGTCTTCATGAGCATCACCGTATATTTACAGAATACCGGTAAAAACTGAATAGGAATCGTCCATACCCTCAACGTTAGCCGGTATACGGTTTCTCCTTGAGCTGTCGCCAAGATCAGTCTACTGCTGGTCGTGACGCGTCGTTACGAGCAAGCCCGATTGAATGAGAACGTGACCGTCTTTCATTACGACGTCAATCTTCCTCAGATCATCGAGGTTTTCGTCTGGCCGACCGTCTACAACAATGACGTCCGCAAGCTTGCCTGCTTCCAAGCTACCCAATTTGTCGCCCATATCGAGCAAGTTGGCATTTATCAGCGTCGCCGCCTTCAATGCTTCCATATTGGTATAGCCGCCTTGTACGTACCAGTTGAGTTCTTTGATGAACGAATCAGGAACCGTCCTGCTCCACTCGCCGATCGTATCGGTACCAACGCCCATGACGATACCAGCGCGTCGCATTCTGTTGAATACATCAAGCATACCTTCGGCCGTGAGCGAGAACCGGCGGGCTGGTAGTCGGTGAATATCCAGGCATGTAACCGATCGAAATCCAGCATTAGCGACAGCGACGCCGCCAACACACCAAAGCCGATAACCGGCAGGTAACGAACCAGACCGTCCGTGGAGTTACGGCAAGCAAGAATGACGCCTGCAGCGATAACAAAACTCGGCACGTGAAAAACACCACCGGCTACGGGCACCGGAATCAGGTATTCCGCGAACGCCGAACCCGTGCCCCAGATACCGGACCAGCCCTTTGCGCCGGCGATAGCCGCGGGCGTAATCCATGCAAGAATCAGAACCAGTACGTGCATGCCTGTACCTTTGTGATTGCCTCGAACCGCTGTACTCCTGACGATCAATTCGGAATGACAGCGACGTTGAGTATATTCAGTGTCCCTGATTCTGG
The DNA window shown above is from Woeseia oceani and carries:
- a CDS encoding amidohydrolase family protein, with protein sequence MLDVFNRMRRAGIVMGVGTDTIGEWSRTVPDSFIKELNWYVQGGYTNMEALKAATLINANLLDMGDKLGSLEAGKLADVIVVDGRPDENLDDLRKIDVVMKDGHVLIQSGLLVTTRHDQQ
- a CDS encoding YdeI/OmpD-associated family protein; this encodes MAAGITVYEGKLKSQFKAKLLRPAKPGCDDQWSFVLLPKDASAKLPRRGRTTVDGTINGYLFQETLEPDGQRSHWLKVSTTLRKAAGAEVGDTVTLEIAPAKKEPEPEVPADLKQALAATPEALKVWKATTTIARVDWIHWIVSAKQAKTRAKRIADACEMLADGKKRVCCFDPSGFYSKALSAPDVAEP
- a CDS encoding VWA domain-containing protein, whose amino-acid sequence is MLKFRLLLSASLILFVSFLPFAVTAQTSVYESEPNNEPANASKVAGEVVLIGSMVGEDQDAYEWSVSDTDSSKRWNFELQGIPGALTIVEVMRVEYAENGVDVAARERLFTIGTRDGSQPSIHEDLLFEAGEYLLGVAFAGQSQGGAYRPPVDSIKFDELGSDNQGAVAEQPGGYRLTIREGGSTHVRNGVYSLTSRDEAFDVRMDTQLALLTADAVSWYQFDVTEKNSLSKWDLLVQVPVGRSASGSLYAADDTKLATANTDDKGKLSFPDLTLEQGKYFVELNASPGAYLRRIEARPAGVRVAGAEAEPNDHRGLANRVDPLQPLNGKMAKVNESDFFTFTLDESAADTMYALQLDAAPGNSFTLCITSEKGTRLQCREKEGGVVLPDLVFNAGDWGFVVERGKAGSEYTVQMVEQGAIVDGAEFEPNDKIENAVAIPGNNRIKGRFTGDDTDFYKLLVTDEPQLWRVQVIGDEIFELAYYDGAGIQSQRYRIPKGQRRVRLESLFLLPGIHHFRVTGRDGGDYTLLARPIGPPNPNGEMESNDDTSRMHELSFGQTRTGLLHDDQDEDNYRFHLANWDRIRVTLKPPVDGAVVAQLYWDHSNFKLFNKPEVGEEVVLEGVFPPGDYRVRLQAKQASDAEYTLGLERLPRFECPSDCEPNDNIDFANPLPADHVMEGVAMDWRDYDWYRLPVFDAPTAVTFGGEQRPRLHFASREYASRLPTEWDNEAGVLRGMIPAGEQTYVRIDHAGPYRVEVAFPSGPAARTIAVSEIDLGLTLATREVSAYRQFGQRLTGELQLTNRGATPREVTLNAVTSDWRWNVELATSQASVPAGGTAAVEVTVNVPPDVWADRPVNLAVQAIADDGSRDSTSIDIEVSRVAPPVQAHRAFEIPTELRGGLNVARAALGGKWLNDHDTAVGRGFAELFDGMAVKNEGMQLRGQTALHSINVDIDLAGDEAVEVAGVSLNALAMASADGVLKNLDVFLSLDGTNFTQVLSDDLLPIKAEQFFVLDEPVAARYARLVLKHSFQGTPGPALSLGEFKVIAVPGQDSSNGEGYNLADPELGGHAVWSRPVPPSTTDQKLLVQDDALEQRRVRTGESYEWVIGFNHNRAAQITQLEWRDAAQSAIDDRIPGVTVSVSTDSPVGPWRSLGEWQHNSGAASSVFQLDEATWARFVKFTVAPVATLTTFVLPDVIRIQERPTDDTYRSIMTEWGFASQSAIFEELQPLQLDKAFVTASNDSKAKAAPLVPGQQTGGQVLLGKHTHWYRLEVPAGQNFLSLKLAGDPTVRTRLRLETNAGAEIPLTQDSSRTTPQLHAWEAVVEPGTTVFLQVEEPPRNVLFLWDTSASVGAYLPVIYNAMLEYAKDVVPGRDAANLLPFGGKLLTRDWYSEPYILQTILNDYPRKESSSEAEATLNTAAKALANRAGTKAIVMVTDAATGLHSPVWDAFREVRPRIFALGVGSEGAFGRNPVREQDLMQDWSRVNGGHYSLMQSEGEMEVAFDRAITMLRRPAGYTLDASLSFIEAPGPGSLTVRDGGGAADSGASGGAAIELILDASGSMLKRLDGKRRIAIAKEVLAEAVTEHIPSGTPVALRVFGHKEPNACRSDLEVPLAPLEPAAVLKQIEAINAMNLAKTPIADSLAAVESDLKAASGRKIVVLLTDGEETCEGDPAAVVQALQDKDINVTLNVVGFAIDDEQLEAAFASWAELGGGRYFQAKDQTGLSAAIKDALTVPYSVYDQAGTLVAEGQVGGAALELAQGYYRVVVRSSPARTYDRVEIAAGKNVVLE